In one Culex quinquefasciatus strain JHB chromosome 2, VPISU_Cqui_1.0_pri_paternal, whole genome shotgun sequence genomic region, the following are encoded:
- the LOC6040361 gene encoding homeobox protein vnd, producing the protein MPAAALNHSLLRAAALYPIMLNSTLPGILDSMKLPSAQRSGFHISDILELNSHHHHHQHQQHQNSVHSKEYSHLHQPTSASSTPSNVVDPTASRVEPVEYATDASQDQPDAQQPHQLGQYSSGGGGASSGSGYIPLQTVVNPPPAYGELPSYYHHHATHHLFHGGSASSAGSAGPGHPTTLGSRTWYYDTNGTDYVPAVIQQHIESAGGALHQQVSPDSTSPVAAGTELSPYTTTTIGGTNYNIPTAVIEQSDRLAAALDGGRSTDSNNNNGHATCDGESLDDSIEVGNSGDDRPGSNGEGGVGGGSGQPGQKKRKRRILFNKTQTYELERRFKQTRYLSAPEREHLASMINLSPTQVKIWFQNHRYKTKRAQTEKMPGFAGHHLQQQQQHQVGTSPKRINVPVLVRDGKPCLGSQTMAQQQQQQHFLPGSLHSLVAATAAGAGGPESVGIGYHHQPAGGGQGIMGNGARWWP; encoded by the exons ATGCCGGCGGCAGCCCTCAATCACAGCCTGCTGCGAGCGGCGGCCCTCTATCCGATCATGCTGAACTCGACGCTGCCAGG GATCCTGGATAGCATGAAACTTCCTTCCGCCCAGCGATCCGGCTTCCACATCAGCGACATCCTTGAACTCAACAGtcaccaccatcaccaccaaCACCAGCAGCACCAAAACTCCGTCCACAGCAAGGAATACTCGCATCTTCATCAACCGACCAGTGCCAGCAGTACTCCGTCCAACGTGGTCGATCCAACGGCTTCCAGAGTTGAGCCGGTCGAGTACGCCACAGACGCATCTCAAGATCAGCCGGACGCCCAACAACCGCATCAGTTGGGACAGTACAgcagtggtggtggtggagcgTCGTCCGGAAGTGGCTACATTCCGTTACAAACTGTGGTCAATCCACCGCCGGCTTATGGAGAGTTGCCTTCGTACTATCATCATCACGCGACGCATCATCTTTTTCACGGAGGAAGCGCAAGTTCTGCGGGGAGCGCAGGACCAGGTCATCCAACGACGTTGGGGTCCAGAACGTGGTACTACGACACTAATGGTACGGATTATG TTCCCGCCGTGATCCAGCAGCACATCGAATCCGCCGGCGGTGCCCTCCACCAGCAGGTCAGCCCGGACAGCACATCCCCGGTGGCCGCCGGCACGGAACTATCCCCGTACACCACCACAACCATCGGCGGAACCAACTACAACATTCCAACGGCGGTCATCGAGCAATCGGACCGACTTGCGGCCGCCCTAGACGGTGGCCGCAGCACCgatagcaacaacaacaacggtcACGCCACGTGCGACGGAGAATCGCTGGACGATAGCATCGAGGTGGGGAATTCCGGGGACGATCGGCCTGGGAGCAATGGGGAAGGAGGTGTCGGCGGGGGAAGTGGCCAACCCGGACAGAAGAAGCGCAAGCGGAGGATTTTGTTCAACAAAACGCAGACTTACGAGCTGGAGCGACGGTTCAAGCAGACGCGGTACCTGTCGGCGCCGGAACGGGAACATCTGGCCAGCATGATCAATCTGTCGCCGACGCAGGTCAAAATCTGGTTCCAAAACCATCGGTACAAAACGAAGCGCGCCCAGACGGAAAAGATGCCGGGCTTTGCGGGTCATcacttgcagcagcagcagcagcaccaggttGGGACCTCCCCCAAGCGAATCAACGTTCCGGTGCTGGTCCGGGATGGGAAGCCATGTTTGGGATCGCAGACGAtggcccagcagcagcagcagcagcattttCTTCCCGGAAGTTTGCACTCGCTGGTGGCGGCGACGGCGGCTGGAGCTGGAGGGCCGGAATCGGTTGGGATTGGGTACCATCATCAGCCGGCGGGAGGAGGGCAGGGGATTATGGGGAATGGAGCGAGGTGGTGGCCGTAG